The genomic DNA CAGCCAGGCGCTTACGAAGGACACCGCCAACATGGCGGCCGGCGGCTCGTCCAAGACGATGACGGTCACCGCGAGCCAGTACGCCTCGTCCTCGCACAACTACTCCGCGCCCTCGACCTTCGCCGGAGACTCGACCCGGTTCAATGCGAACTGCTCGAAGTGCCACGACGGCGAGCTCGACGGCGGAGGCATGGAGAACGGCAGCAAGACCGACGGGTTCCAGACCGACCCGAACCACTTCTCGGTCCACTACTCGGGCGAGGAGCGGATCCTCGCCGCGATGGGCGCCACGGTGACCGCCGGCATGTCCGAGGAATGGCTGTGCCTGCGGTGTCACGGCAACGACAATCCCAACCGCACGACGCTGGACTACTACGGCGTGCGTGCGATGGACTCCACGTCTACCAGCATGACCGGCCTGTTCCGGCGGCCGGGCGTGATGTCGGCGCATCCGGTCACGTCGACCGCGATGCAGGGCCGCCACCGCTCCGACGACACGTCGGCGAGCTTTGCCGTGGCCAACCGCCACGTCGAGTGCGAGGATTGTCACAACGTGCACGCTTCCCAGCCCGGGACGCACACGTCCCGGCAGTCGACCGCCGGCCCCGTCATGTTCGGGCAGTGGGGCGTGCAGCCTGCGTGGACCGCGTCGAACTGGGGTCTCACCACCGCGTACACCACCGTCACGATCAGCGGCGGCGCCACCGACTACGAGGCGTACCTCTGCTTCAAGTGCCACAGCTCGTACGCCGCGCCGTCCGTGGGGGCGACCGGGCTCACTGGCATCGTCAGTCCCTCGCGCCCGACGACCCGAGCGTACGCCCAGGTGAACGTGGCGCGCGACTTCAACCCGAACAACTTCTCGGGCCACAACGTCATGGGTGATGCGTTCACTCGCGCGGTGACGAGTAGCAGCGTGACGTGGGCCAAGCCGACGGACCTCGGCCTCGCCGCCCCGTGGAGCATCGACTCGTCGATGACGTGCTCAGACTGCCACACGTTCAGCGGCACGGGCGCGAGGGGCCCGCATGGGTCTGCCAACCGATACCTGCTCAAGTGGGGCGGCACCGGGAACTGGTACGACCGGACCTCGTTCAGCTGGGGCACGTCAGCCAACAACTTCTGCGCCGGGTGCCATACGAGCGAGCGGCACAGCTTCCCCAGCAGGTCGGACCATACGCGGCGCTGCAACCACTGCCATGTCGTCATCCCGCACGGGTGGAAGTCCCCCAGGCTGTTGCGCGGACGGTCGGACCGTGTGGCGAACGCATACGTGGTGCCCGATACCGTCAATGGTGACGGCTTCTACGGCATCAACCTCGTCAACATCACCGACGGCCCCGGCAGCACGGAGACGAACTGCGGCGACAGCTGCGACAGCGCCCGGCATCCGATCACGAACCCGACCTGGTAGGATCGGCCGGGCAGAACGGCAGGGGAGCGGGCGGTTCGCGTCCGCTCCCCTGCTATCATCTGGACTGGCCGCGCCGTCGTTAGGGGAGGACCCGTGCACCGTTCCCGCCGGCTGCTGCCGGTCCTCATAGCGCTGTCGCTGCTGCTCACGGGCGCATCATGCGGTGAGCAACGCGACTCTGACGCCCTCGAGCTTCCGAAGGCCGAGAAGGTCGACATCCCTGCTGCTCCGGACCTTCGTACGCCGGAGTCCGCCGTTCGCTCGTACCTCGACTGGGTCTCGTACGCCTATGCCACGGCGGTTTCCGATTCAGCGAGTCTCACCGCGGATTCGTACGAGATGGTGCGGGTCGACTCCTACATCCAACTCAATCGCGAGCAGTCGCAGTGCCTGTACCAGCGGCTGGAGTCGCTCGAGACGAGCCTCGTGTCGGTGAGCGCCTCGGACGCGGTCGTGACTGCGAGGGAGACGTGGCGCTACCGATACTTCTCCATCGTGGACAACAGCTGGATCGGACCGGTCCATCGCACCTCCTACGAGGCGACGTACACGCTCGTGCCCCCGCCCGCGGGCTCGCCGTCTCCGGGCCCGTGGATCGTGTTCGAGGTGCGCGCGGACCCGCTGGATGAGGTGTTCTGACCCCTGTTGGAGCGCGTGATCCAATACCTGAGGTCGCCATGGCTCGCCATCGCGCTGATAGCGGCGACGTCGGTGTACGCCGCTCTGGCCGCTTCGGTCCCCGGATGGGCCGAGCGCGGCTTCGCTTCGCCGGTGTTCGCCGCGCTGTGCGGCGCGCTCGCGCTGTGCACGCTCGTGTGCGCGGTCGAACGTACCCGCGTCGCGGTGCGCACACTGCGTGCGGGAGCCACCGCGCCCTCGGCGCTCCTGTCGGCGCCGCATGCCGGATCGGCGCCTCTGGCCGCCGAGTCGGCCGACGAGGCTCTCGACGCCGCGTCGCGCGAGCTGCGCACCGTCGGCCTGCGCGTCCGGCGTTCCGATGGCGGGCTTGTGGCGTCGGCGAACGCGTGGGGCGCGCTCGGCAGCCCGGTGTTCCACTGGGCGCTCGTGCTGCTCTTCTTCGCTGTCGCGGGCGGCCGGCTCACCCGGGCGGAGGGTGCGATCGACCTGCCGCTCGGCCGGTTCGTCACCGACGAGTCCCCGTCCTACCTGCCCGGCGCCGTGGAG from Actinomycetota bacterium includes the following:
- a CDS encoding cytochrome c biogenesis protein ResB — translated: MERVIQYLRSPWLAIALIAATSVYAALAASVPGWAERGFASPVFAALCGALALCTLVCAVERTRVAVRTLRAGATAPSALLSAPHAGSAPLAAESADEALDAASRELRTVGLRVRRSDGGLVASANAWGALGSPVFHWALVLLFFAVAGGRLTRAEGAIDLPLGRFVTDESPSYLPGAVE